A window of Streptomyces armeniacus contains these coding sequences:
- a CDS encoding TIGR03084 family metal-binding protein — translation MAGAGADTGAGAVVGDLRAEGDGLERLVAELPATAWQTATPAPGWTVAHQIAHLAWTDMCALLAVRDENGFRREGEKALAAPGTFVDDGAAEGAALPPAELLERWRRGRSELARELDGLPKGRRVPWFGPPMSAPAMATARLMETWAHGEDVADALGVRREPTARLRHVAWIGVRTRDFAYAVRGLEPPAEPFRVELRPPDGTGAPDEVWAYGPEDAGQRVTGPAWDFCRLVTQRTHRDDTALTAEGADADRWLEIAQAFAGPPGPGRPAQRDADEGPHR, via the coding sequence GTGGCCGGTGCGGGTGCCGATACGGGTGCGGGTGCGGTGGTCGGGGATCTGCGGGCCGAGGGGGACGGGCTGGAACGCCTCGTCGCCGAACTGCCCGCGACGGCGTGGCAGACGGCGACGCCCGCCCCCGGTTGGACGGTCGCGCACCAGATCGCCCACCTGGCGTGGACGGACATGTGCGCGCTGCTCGCCGTACGGGATGAGAACGGCTTCCGTAGGGAGGGCGAAAAGGCGCTCGCGGCGCCGGGCACGTTCGTGGACGACGGCGCCGCGGAGGGCGCCGCGCTGCCGCCCGCCGAGCTGCTGGAGCGCTGGCGGCGCGGACGCTCCGAGCTGGCACGGGAGTTGGACGGCCTGCCGAAGGGGCGGCGCGTGCCGTGGTTCGGGCCGCCGATGAGCGCCCCGGCGATGGCGACGGCGCGGCTGATGGAGACGTGGGCGCACGGCGAGGACGTCGCCGACGCCCTGGGCGTACGCCGCGAACCGACGGCGCGGCTGCGGCACGTGGCGTGGATCGGCGTACGGACGCGGGACTTCGCGTACGCCGTGCGCGGCCTGGAGCCGCCCGCCGAGCCGTTCCGCGTCGAGCTCCGTCCGCCGGACGGGACGGGCGCGCCGGACGAGGTGTGGGCGTACGGCCCCGAGGACGCCGGACAGCGCGTGACGGGGCCCGCGTGGGACTTCTGCCGCCTCGTCACCCAGCGGACCCACCGGGACGACACCGCGCTCACCGCGGAGGGCGCCGACGCCGACCGCTGGCTGGAGATCGCCCAGGCGTTCGCGGGCCCGCCGGGACCGGGCCGCCCCGCGCAACGCGACGCGGACGAAGGGCCGCACCGGTGA
- a CDS encoding thiol-disulfide oxidoreductase DCC family protein, translating to MRTEPVLVYDGDCGFCTTSVRFAERRLRPRCAATPWQFADLEALGVTRERAEHEVLWVTPPGTVYGGAQAVAKVLLSAPRAWPLLGGALMLPPVRWPAHGLYRLIARNRHRMPGGTAACAVR from the coding sequence ATGCGTACGGAACCCGTCCTCGTCTACGACGGCGACTGCGGCTTCTGCACCACCTCGGTGCGGTTCGCCGAACGCCGTCTGCGCCCGCGCTGCGCGGCGACCCCCTGGCAGTTCGCGGACCTGGAAGCGCTCGGCGTCACCCGGGAGCGCGCCGAGCACGAAGTGCTGTGGGTGACGCCGCCCGGCACCGTGTACGGCGGCGCACAGGCGGTCGCGAAGGTGCTGCTGAGCGCGCCCCGCGCGTGGCCGCTGCTGGGCGGTGCGCTCATGCTGCCTCCCGTACGGTGGCCGGCCCACGGGCTCTACCGCCTGATCGCCAGGAACCGCCACCGCATGCCGGGCGGCACGGCGGCCTGCGCCGTCCGCTGA
- a CDS encoding FAD-binding and (Fe-S)-binding domain-containing protein yields the protein MEAADIQQALRGSVRGEVEFDTASRALMTMDASNYRRVPLGIVAPRDADDVAAVLSVCRARGVPVLARGAGTSIAGQATGIGVVLDFTRHMTRIEAIDPHARTALVQPGVILDDLRAAAAAYGLTFGPDPSTHSRCTLGGMIGNNSCGSHSVAWGTTADNVRELDVLTYGGERAVLGRGGGGVPGRLREGARGLVQGELARLRTGFPELPRRISGYALDELLPENGEDWARAFTGSEGTLGVLTQATVRLVEAPGARALAVLGYADESTAAEAAAALLPHRPLTVEGMADDLVSDAARAALPKGAAWLFAEVGGDGPAEARARAEELCRAAREGTTGHAVVTDPAGQRALWRVREDASGTATRLPDGSEAWPGWEDCAVPPARLGAYLRDFRALLREHGLRGLPYGHFGDGCIHVRIDFDLLTGDGIQRFRDFSHDLADVVVAHGGSLSGEHGDGQARAELLPKMYGPELVGLFGRFKDLWDPAAGLNPGMLVRPDRMDDNLRFAPLPRQPVDVEFGYPHDGGDFSAAVRRCVGVAKCRDTAAGAHVMCPSFRATGEEQHSTRGRARLLHEMLAGEVVTDGWQSEEVREALDLCLSCKGCRSDCPVGVDMATYKAEFLHHHYEGRRRPAAHYSMGRLPLWLRLADATRTAPLVNAGARIGPLASLGKRLGGLAPERDLPALPHASFTRWWRQQRGTPVREPHPDDHRTVVLWPDTFTNYLSPEAGTAAVRVLRDARLGIAVPPKQVCCGLTYVSTGQLDQARTVMRRTLDRIEPALDAGLPVTVLEPPCAAALRTDLPELLGDDPRARRLADAVRTFAQTLEEYAPDWAPPRVDRPVAGQTHCHQHAVLGDAAERRLRERAGLTGELSSGCCGLAGNFGFEKGHYDVSASCADDQLLPAVRTALDADPATELLADGYSCRTQLEQLGGQRSRHLAEVLAEGLG from the coding sequence ATGGAAGCGGCGGACATCCAGCAGGCACTACGCGGCTCCGTACGAGGCGAGGTGGAGTTCGACACGGCCAGCAGAGCGCTGATGACGATGGACGCGTCCAACTACCGCCGCGTCCCCCTCGGAATCGTCGCCCCCAGGGACGCCGACGACGTGGCGGCCGTCCTCTCCGTCTGCCGCGCGCGCGGTGTGCCCGTTCTGGCGCGCGGCGCCGGCACGTCCATCGCCGGGCAGGCGACCGGCATCGGCGTCGTCCTGGACTTCACGCGCCACATGACCCGTATCGAGGCCATCGACCCGCACGCGCGCACAGCGCTCGTCCAGCCCGGCGTCATCCTGGACGACCTGCGGGCGGCGGCCGCCGCGTACGGGCTGACATTCGGCCCCGACCCGTCCACGCACAGCCGGTGCACCCTCGGAGGGATGATCGGCAACAACTCCTGCGGGTCCCACTCCGTCGCCTGGGGCACCACCGCGGACAACGTACGTGAGCTGGACGTGCTCACGTACGGCGGCGAACGCGCCGTCCTCGGCCGCGGCGGCGGAGGCGTGCCCGGCCGGCTGCGCGAGGGCGCGCGGGGGCTCGTACAGGGCGAACTCGCCCGGCTGCGCACCGGTTTCCCGGAGCTGCCCCGCCGCATCTCCGGCTACGCCCTGGACGAGCTGCTGCCCGAGAACGGCGAGGACTGGGCCCGCGCCTTCACCGGCAGCGAGGGCACGCTCGGCGTGCTGACGCAGGCCACCGTACGGCTGGTGGAGGCGCCGGGCGCCCGCGCGCTGGCCGTCCTCGGATACGCCGACGAGAGCACCGCCGCCGAGGCCGCCGCCGCGCTCCTGCCGCACCGGCCGCTGACCGTCGAGGGCATGGCCGACGACCTGGTGAGCGACGCGGCACGGGCGGCCCTGCCGAAGGGCGCCGCCTGGCTGTTCGCCGAGGTCGGCGGAGACGGCCCGGCGGAGGCGCGGGCCCGCGCCGAGGAGCTGTGCCGCGCCGCGCGCGAGGGCACCACCGGCCACGCGGTGGTCACCGACCCGGCCGGGCAACGGGCCCTGTGGCGCGTACGGGAGGACGCCTCCGGCACCGCCACCCGGCTGCCCGACGGCAGCGAGGCGTGGCCGGGCTGGGAGGACTGCGCCGTACCGCCCGCGCGGCTCGGCGCGTACCTCCGTGACTTCCGCGCCCTGCTGCGCGAACACGGCCTGCGCGGGCTGCCGTACGGGCACTTCGGCGACGGGTGCATCCACGTACGGATCGACTTCGACCTGCTCACCGGCGATGGCATCCAGCGCTTCCGCGACTTCTCGCACGACCTGGCCGACGTCGTCGTCGCCCACGGCGGCTCGCTCTCCGGCGAACACGGCGACGGGCAGGCGCGGGCGGAGCTGCTGCCGAAGATGTACGGGCCCGAACTCGTCGGCCTCTTCGGCCGCTTCAAGGACCTGTGGGACCCGGCCGCCGGGCTCAACCCCGGCATGCTGGTGCGCCCGGACCGCATGGACGACAACCTGCGCTTCGCGCCGCTGCCGCGGCAGCCCGTCGACGTCGAGTTCGGCTACCCGCACGACGGTGGCGACTTCTCCGCCGCCGTACGGCGCTGCGTGGGCGTCGCCAAGTGCCGCGACACGGCTGCCGGCGCGCACGTCATGTGCCCCTCCTTCCGCGCCACCGGCGAGGAGCAGCACTCCACCCGCGGCCGCGCTCGGCTGCTGCACGAGATGCTTGCGGGCGAAGTCGTCACGGACGGCTGGCAGTCGGAGGAGGTACGGGAGGCACTGGACCTGTGCCTCTCGTGCAAGGGCTGCCGGAGCGACTGCCCCGTGGGCGTCGACATGGCCACGTACAAGGCCGAGTTCCTGCACCACCACTACGAGGGGAGGCGCCGCCCGGCCGCCCACTACTCCATGGGCCGGCTCCCCCTGTGGCTGCGGCTCGCGGACGCGACCCGTACGGCGCCGCTCGTCAACGCGGGCGCGCGGATCGGCCCGCTCGCCTCCCTCGGGAAGCGCCTCGGCGGCCTCGCACCGGAACGCGACCTGCCGGCGCTGCCGCACGCCTCGTTCACCCGGTGGTGGCGGCAGCAGCGCGGCACACCCGTACGGGAGCCGCACCCGGACGACCACCGTACGGTGGTGCTCTGGCCGGACACCTTCACCAACTACCTCTCCCCGGAGGCCGGAACCGCCGCCGTACGGGTCCTCCGTGACGCGCGGCTGGGAATCGCCGTACCGCCGAAGCAGGTGTGCTGCGGCCTCACGTACGTCTCCACCGGCCAGCTCGACCAAGCCCGCACGGTCATGCGCCGGACGCTAGACCGCATCGAACCCGCACTGGACGCCGGCCTCCCGGTCACCGTTCTGGAACCACCGTGCGCGGCCGCCCTCCGTACGGATCTGCCGGAGCTGCTGGGCGACGATCCGCGCGCGCGGCGCCTCGCGGACGCCGTACGGACCTTCGCGCAGACCCTGGAGGAGTACGCGCCGGACTGGGCGCCGCCCCGCGTCGACCGCCCGGTCGCCGGGCAGACCCACTGCCACCAGCACGCGGTCCTCGGCGACGCCGCCGAGCGCAGGCTGCGCGAACGGGCCGGACTGACCGGCGAACTGAGCTCCGGCTGCTGCGGCCTGGCGGGCAACTTCGGCTTCGAGAAGGGCCACTACGACGTCTCGGCGTCCTGTGCCGACGACCAGCTGCTCCCCGCCGTCCGCACCGCCCTGGACGCCGACCCGGCCACGGAACTCCTCGCCGACGGCTACTCGTGCCGCACCCAGCTGGAACAGCTGGGCGGCCAGCGCAGCCGCCACCTGGCGGAGGTCCTGGCGGAAGGGCTGGGGTGA
- a CDS encoding tetratricopeptide repeat protein, protein MTPRSVDDGAAVRHRGQPRHEISGGTFFGPVALGENVTLHLPRDIPPAMSGLPPRSGAFAGRADLLERLAAALAPQPEQAGAPVAAVAGLPGVGKTEAVLQAADRACREEGWFPGGVLFVDLHGYRHDEAGGPMPPQRALRSFLAMLGVSAEHLPDDAQDLARLYRSALTAYADRDRRVLVVIDNAASTEQVLPLLPGDPRVPALVTSRHTLADLTNVTLHDLGPLTPDASLDLLRAELRRKRGPEYARVDEEAGEAARVAALCGHLPLALHIVAALLADTPGRPLSHLADELADATRTLDGLERGDRCVRAAFGLSYAALPADQARLFRLLPLSVYDSISAPAAARLLDATEAGTRPLLRALARANLLDTDPGGDRWRMHDLVGEYADERRLEEPEGEDGGEALVLLANHYHQTTGAAASHLQPDAAPSPRFDHRASALAWLDEERDNLVTTVFLFEYLGAAGPCVTLAAKLSRYLEMRHHREDWLRVATAAVDAAEADGDLLLQAWASDILGTALHTANLPEAATDALRHAARLYGELEDSASEAQALSAAGSALQVLHRFDEALEAHAAAREAHRRSGASGEDARLLRRYGSTLRAAGSFDEAIAVHTAALAASRSAGDREAECVDLNNLANALADAGRHGEAETAYAKSVSFCRDMGDSAGEAHSLTALAGLLHRRQRNTEALDVLRQAMDATRTAGDAHLETRVLHSMGVVLRTAGRLDEALDAQRAARDVARENADPRNEAEALVQIGHLLSVAGRPGEAVAEAELALELFREFGGRLGEGEALNVLAGALDDLGETERCLEERRLAAAAFEDAGEPRAASTLSLLGLKLVEEQRWAEAVAPLERAVESYRARDDEGGVRSLLWALGVALVKERRHADAVTLLTEAASLHGERAAAGDAEAAEGEGEDLLWLGHAYEGLGRPHERETAYARAVVRFRSLGDRDRTKTALACLRLARNAAGTDGWRGWLGWLRLRLFPGTARKDPARAESLRYRTVFDRRDVVRALLAAAAVLTAHVLTVPDTPFAARVVVVLLVLAVPSGINAVGRRRWLRRQAAEAER, encoded by the coding sequence ATGACGCCACGGTCGGTCGACGACGGCGCTGCTGTCCGACACCGGGGCCAGCCCCGCCACGAGATCAGCGGCGGCACCTTCTTCGGCCCTGTCGCCCTCGGCGAGAACGTCACCCTGCACCTGCCGCGCGACATCCCCCCGGCGATGAGCGGACTGCCGCCCCGCTCCGGGGCCTTCGCCGGGCGCGCGGACCTGCTCGAGCGGCTTGCCGCCGCACTGGCCCCGCAGCCGGAGCAGGCCGGCGCCCCGGTGGCGGCCGTCGCCGGACTGCCGGGTGTAGGCAAGACCGAGGCCGTCCTCCAGGCCGCCGACCGTGCCTGCCGCGAGGAGGGCTGGTTCCCGGGCGGTGTCCTCTTCGTCGACCTGCACGGCTACCGGCACGACGAGGCAGGCGGCCCGATGCCGCCCCAGAGGGCCCTGCGTTCCTTCCTCGCGATGCTCGGCGTGTCCGCCGAACACCTCCCCGACGACGCGCAGGACCTGGCCCGCCTCTACCGTTCGGCGCTGACCGCGTACGCCGACCGGGACCGCCGCGTTCTCGTCGTCATCGACAACGCCGCCTCCACCGAACAGGTCCTGCCTCTCCTGCCCGGCGACCCGCGCGTACCGGCCCTCGTGACGTCACGCCACACGCTCGCCGACCTGACCAACGTCACCCTGCACGATCTCGGCCCGCTCACCCCCGACGCGTCCCTGGACCTCCTCCGCGCGGAACTGCGCCGGAAGCGGGGACCGGAGTACGCGCGGGTGGACGAGGAGGCCGGGGAGGCCGCCCGCGTGGCCGCGCTCTGTGGCCATCTGCCGCTGGCCCTGCACATCGTCGCCGCCCTCCTGGCCGACACCCCGGGGCGCCCGCTCTCCCATCTCGCCGATGAACTGGCGGACGCCACACGGACGCTGGACGGACTGGAGCGCGGGGACAGGTGCGTACGGGCCGCGTTCGGCCTGTCCTACGCCGCGCTGCCGGCCGACCAGGCGCGGCTGTTCCGGCTGCTCCCGCTGTCGGTCTACGACAGCATCTCCGCGCCGGCCGCCGCCCGCCTGCTGGACGCCACTGAAGCCGGGACGCGGCCGCTCCTCCGCGCCCTGGCGCGGGCCAACCTGCTTGACACCGACCCGGGCGGCGACCGCTGGCGTATGCACGACCTCGTCGGCGAATACGCCGACGAACGCCGTCTGGAGGAGCCGGAAGGGGAGGACGGCGGCGAGGCGCTGGTGCTGCTGGCCAACCACTACCACCAGACCACGGGCGCGGCCGCGTCCCATCTGCAGCCCGACGCCGCACCCAGTCCGCGTTTCGACCACCGGGCGTCGGCGCTGGCCTGGCTCGACGAGGAACGCGACAACCTCGTCACCACGGTCTTCCTGTTCGAGTACCTGGGAGCCGCCGGCCCGTGCGTCACACTGGCCGCGAAGCTGTCCCGGTACCTCGAGATGCGACACCACCGGGAGGACTGGCTGCGGGTCGCCACCGCTGCCGTCGACGCCGCGGAAGCGGACGGCGACCTCCTGTTGCAGGCATGGGCCTCCGACATTCTGGGCACCGCCCTGCACACGGCGAATCTGCCGGAGGCAGCCACGGACGCGCTGCGCCATGCCGCGCGGCTCTACGGTGAACTGGAGGACTCCGCCAGTGAGGCGCAGGCCCTGAGCGCCGCCGGCAGCGCGCTGCAGGTGCTGCACCGTTTCGACGAGGCGCTGGAGGCACACGCCGCGGCCCGCGAGGCGCACCGGCGTTCGGGCGCCTCCGGCGAGGACGCCCGGCTGCTACGCCGCTACGGTTCGACCCTCCGGGCGGCAGGGAGCTTTGACGAGGCGATAGCCGTCCACACCGCGGCCCTGGCCGCCAGCCGTTCCGCCGGCGACCGCGAGGCTGAGTGCGTCGATCTGAACAACCTCGCCAACGCACTGGCCGACGCGGGCCGCCACGGCGAGGCCGAGACGGCGTACGCGAAATCCGTCTCCTTCTGCCGGGACATGGGCGACAGTGCCGGAGAGGCCCATTCCTTGACCGCCCTGGCCGGTCTGCTGCACCGCCGGCAGCGGAACACGGAGGCGCTCGACGTCCTGAGGCAGGCCATGGACGCGACCCGTACGGCCGGCGACGCGCACCTGGAGACCCGCGTTCTGCACAGCATGGGCGTCGTCCTGAGGACCGCAGGCCGGCTGGACGAGGCACTCGACGCACAGCGTGCGGCGCGTGACGTCGCACGCGAGAACGCCGACCCCCGGAACGAGGCGGAGGCGCTGGTGCAGATCGGCCACCTGCTCAGCGTGGCCGGAAGGCCGGGGGAGGCCGTCGCCGAGGCAGAGCTCGCGCTGGAACTCTTCCGTGAGTTCGGAGGGCGACTCGGCGAAGGCGAGGCCTTGAACGTGCTGGCCGGCGCGCTGGACGACCTGGGCGAGACCGAGCGGTGCCTGGAGGAACGCAGGCTGGCCGCCGCCGCGTTCGAGGACGCCGGCGAGCCCCGGGCCGCCTCCACCCTGAGTCTCCTCGGACTGAAGCTGGTCGAGGAGCAGCGCTGGGCAGAGGCCGTCGCACCACTGGAACGGGCCGTCGAGTCGTACCGCGCGCGGGACGACGAGGGGGGCGTGCGTTCCCTGCTGTGGGCCCTGGGCGTCGCGCTGGTCAAGGAGCGGCGTCATGCGGACGCGGTCACGCTGCTCACCGAAGCCGCGAGCCTGCACGGTGAGCGTGCCGCGGCCGGGGACGCGGAAGCCGCCGAGGGCGAGGGAGAAGACCTGCTCTGGCTCGGGCACGCGTACGAGGGCCTCGGCCGGCCGCACGAACGGGAAACGGCCTACGCGCGCGCCGTCGTCCGCTTCCGTTCCCTGGGGGACCGCGACCGCACGAAAACGGCGTTGGCCTGCCTGCGGCTGGCCCGTAACGCGGCCGGGACGGACGGGTGGCGAGGCTGGCTCGGGTGGCTCCGGCTGCGACTCTTTCCCGGCACGGCACGCAAGGACCCGGCCCGTGCGGAGAGCCTGCGGTACCGCACGGTATTCGACCGGCGGGACGTCGTACGGGCACTGCTTGCGGCGGCTGCCGTACTGACGGCACACGTGCTGACGGTGCCGGACACGCCATTCGCGGCCCGTGTGGTGGTTGTGCTGCTGGTGCTGGCGGTACCGAGCGGAATCAACGCCGTCGGCCGCCGACGTTGGCTCCGCCGGCAGGCCGCCGAAGCGGAACGGTGA
- a CDS encoding sel1 repeat family protein has translation MSVPATPDAALWRLVRAAYDDGHPISMQDAARAAELGYVQGMVVYGIGLGNVGRDAEAEGWLRRSITHGDPMGSVALGTLYLDRGDLDEAERVIRPVAESGNAGAKEALAEIRQRRAARR, from the coding sequence GTGAGCGTGCCCGCCACACCGGACGCCGCGTTGTGGCGGCTGGTGCGGGCGGCGTACGACGACGGGCACCCGATCTCCATGCAGGACGCGGCCCGCGCCGCGGAGCTGGGCTACGTACAGGGGATGGTCGTGTACGGCATCGGCCTGGGCAACGTCGGGCGCGACGCCGAGGCCGAGGGCTGGCTGCGGAGGTCGATCACCCACGGGGACCCCATGGGGTCCGTGGCGCTCGGCACGCTCTACCTGGACCGCGGCGACCTCGACGAGGCCGAGCGCGTGATCCGGCCCGTCGCGGAGAGCGGCAACGCGGGCGCGAAGGAGGCGCTCGCCGAGATCCGGCAGCGCCGCGCCGCCCGGCGCTGA
- a CDS encoding acyclic terpene utilization AtuA family protein translates to MSGPLRVGNASGFYGDRFDALREMLAGGPLDVLTGDYLAELTMLILARDRMKDPRAGYAKTFLRQLETCLGLAHERGVRLVVNAGGLNPAGLAAAVRELTERVGVPVRVAHVEGDDLLARRDLLPGGDGGGADSDRTDSGLTGSDRTGSGRTADAYLTANAYLGGAGIAACLRAGADVVVTGRVTDAALVSGAAAAHFGWGEGDLDALAGAVVAGHVLECGTQATGGNYAFFARERVDARHPGFPLAEIQADGTAVVTKHPGTGGAVTVGTVTAQLLYETAGARYAGPDVTARLDTVRLTQDGTDRVRIEGVRGEAPPPTLKAGLTRFGGFRNEVVFVLTGLDVEEKAALVREQMTAHFSSGTGAAKPPADVRWTLARTDHADASVQEEASALLRLVVRDPDEAVVGRAVSGAAVELALASYPGFHVTAPPGKGAPYGVFEAAYVPAAEVPHTAVLPDGERRAIPHPARTRELTPVGDPALPPPLPSGPVRRAPLGALAGARSGDKGGSANVGVWVPETPRGDEAWRWLAHELTVERLRELLPEVRELPVTRHLLPNLRAVNFVIDGLLGEGVAAQARFDPQAKALGEWLRARHVDIPEDLLP, encoded by the coding sequence GTGAGCGGCCCCCTGCGCGTCGGGAACGCCTCCGGCTTCTACGGCGACCGCTTCGACGCCCTCCGCGAGATGCTCGCCGGCGGCCCGCTGGACGTGCTGACCGGCGACTACCTCGCCGAGCTGACGATGCTGATCCTCGCCCGCGACCGGATGAAGGACCCGCGGGCGGGATACGCCAAGACCTTCCTGCGCCAGCTCGAAACGTGCCTCGGCCTGGCCCACGAGCGGGGCGTGCGGCTCGTCGTCAACGCGGGCGGTCTGAACCCGGCGGGACTCGCCGCCGCCGTACGGGAGTTGACCGAGCGCGTGGGGGTGCCCGTGCGCGTGGCCCACGTGGAGGGCGACGACCTGCTGGCCCGGCGCGACCTCCTGCCGGGCGGGGACGGCGGCGGCGCGGACAGCGACCGTACGGACAGCGGCCTCACGGGCAGCGACCGTACGGGCAGCGGTCGCACGGCCGACGCGTACCTCACCGCCAACGCGTACCTCGGCGGCGCCGGAATCGCCGCCTGTCTGCGCGCGGGTGCCGACGTCGTCGTCACCGGCCGCGTCACCGACGCCGCCCTCGTGAGCGGCGCCGCCGCCGCGCACTTCGGCTGGGGCGAGGGCGACCTGGACGCGCTCGCCGGCGCGGTCGTCGCCGGGCACGTGCTGGAGTGCGGTACGCAGGCGACCGGCGGCAACTACGCCTTCTTCGCGCGCGAACGCGTCGACGCGCGACACCCCGGCTTCCCCCTCGCCGAGATCCAGGCCGACGGCACCGCCGTGGTCACCAAGCACCCCGGTACGGGGGGCGCGGTGACCGTGGGGACGGTGACGGCGCAGCTGCTGTACGAGACCGCCGGGGCCCGTTACGCCGGCCCGGACGTGACGGCGCGGCTGGACACCGTACGGCTGACGCAGGACGGCACGGACCGGGTGCGGATCGAGGGCGTGCGCGGGGAGGCGCCGCCTCCCACGCTGAAGGCCGGGCTCACCCGGTTCGGCGGCTTCCGCAACGAGGTCGTGTTCGTCCTGACCGGACTCGACGTCGAGGAGAAAGCCGCACTCGTACGGGAGCAGATGACGGCGCACTTCAGCAGCGGGACGGGTGCCGCGAAACCGCCCGCCGACGTGCGCTGGACGCTCGCCCGTACGGATCACGCGGACGCCTCCGTACAGGAGGAGGCGAGCGCGCTGCTGCGGCTGGTCGTACGGGACCCGGACGAGGCCGTCGTCGGGCGCGCTGTCAGCGGCGCCGCCGTCGAGCTGGCGCTCGCCAGCTACCCGGGTTTCCACGTCACCGCGCCGCCCGGAAAGGGCGCACCGTACGGAGTGTTCGAGGCTGCGTACGTGCCCGCGGCGGAAGTGCCGCACACGGCCGTGCTGCCGGACGGTGAACGGCGCGCGATCCCGCACCCGGCACGTACGAGGGAGCTCACGCCCGTCGGCGACCCCGCGCTGCCGCCGCCGCTGCCGTCCGGCCCTGTACGGCGCGCTCCCCTCGGGGCGCTGGCGGGCGCACGCAGCGGGGACAAGGGGGGCAGCGCGAACGTCGGCGTGTGGGTGCCCGAGACGCCGCGCGGCGACGAAGCCTGGCGCTGGCTGGCGCACGAGCTGACCGTGGAGCGGCTGCGCGAGCTGCTCCCGGAGGTACGCGAACTGCCCGTCACCCGGCACCTGTTGCCCAATCTCCGCGCCGTCAACTTCGTCATCGACGGCCTCCTCGGCGAGGGCGTCGCCGCGCAGGCCCGTTTCGACCCGCAGGCGAAGGCGCTCGGCGAGTGGCTGCGGGCGCGGCACGTCGACATACCGGAGGATTTGCTGCCGTGA
- a CDS encoding SMP-30/gluconolactonase/LRE family protein: MSDASDDTADDTGLYEILDPRFRSCTFGDDRLETIHGDCRWTEGPVYVPAGRYLLWSDIPNDRMLRWDETTGTVGVFRSPAGFTNGNTLDRQGRLVTCEQGNRRVTRTEHDGSVTVLADRFEGKRFNSPNDATVRSDGSVWFSDPDFGIRSDYEGHRAESEIGGLNVYRIDPGTGGVRLVADGFAGPNGLVFSLDERRLYVSDTRAGHVRVFDVAEDGSALRGDGDVFATCVQGRFDNIRFDDEGRLWVAAMDGGLQCFADDGAYIGRIRTPEPVANVAFGGLRRNRMFLAANTSLYSLVTAVTGPGPRFA, from the coding sequence ATGTCCGACGCGTCCGACGACACGGCCGACGACACCGGGCTGTACGAGATCCTCGACCCGCGTTTCCGCTCCTGCACGTTCGGCGACGACCGGCTGGAGACGATCCACGGCGACTGCCGCTGGACCGAGGGCCCGGTGTACGTGCCGGCCGGGCGCTATCTCCTCTGGAGCGACATCCCGAACGACCGCATGCTGCGCTGGGACGAGACGACGGGCACGGTGGGGGTGTTCCGCAGCCCGGCGGGCTTCACGAACGGCAACACCCTCGACCGGCAGGGCCGGTTGGTCACCTGCGAGCAGGGCAACCGCCGCGTCACCCGTACGGAACACGACGGCAGCGTCACCGTTCTCGCCGACCGCTTCGAAGGGAAGCGTTTCAACAGCCCCAACGACGCCACCGTGCGGTCGGACGGCTCCGTCTGGTTCTCCGACCCCGACTTCGGCATCCGCAGCGACTACGAGGGGCACCGTGCGGAGAGCGAGATCGGCGGTCTCAACGTCTACCGGATCGACCCCGGCACGGGCGGCGTACGCCTCGTCGCGGACGGCTTCGCGGGCCCCAACGGGCTGGTGTTCTCGCTGGACGAGCGGCGCCTGTACGTCTCCGACACGCGCGCCGGCCACGTCCGCGTCTTCGACGTGGCGGAGGACGGCAGCGCGCTGCGCGGGGACGGCGACGTGTTCGCCACGTGCGTGCAGGGCCGGTTCGACAACATCCGCTTCGACGACGAGGGGCGCCTCTGGGTCGCCGCGATGGACGGCGGCCTGCAGTGCTTCGCGGACGACGGCGCGTACATCGGGCGCATCCGCACGCCGGAACCCGTCGCCAACGTGGCCTTCGGCGGCCTGCGCCGCAACCGGATGTTCCTCGCCGCCAACACCTCCCTCTACTCCCTGGTCACAGCGGTCACCGGGCCCGGCCCGCGATTCGCGTGA